The Deefgea tanakiae DNA segment GCTTGGGGTGAACTCTCAAAGCATGCGCCAGAGAAATTGGAAGTGCTGCGCCAACTACTCAGTGCAGGTTTTTGTGCCGCTTTATCCCGTCAACTGATAGACAAAATGCCCAACGGCATGAGCCTTGATACAGGGATGAAATGGGTCAAAGCGGCACTAACTCACAACCTGCCTTCGGTCAGCGCGAAAGACGATATCGTTGAACGCGGTGGTATATACGCGCTGATTGGCCCGACTGGCGTCGGCAAAACGACCACAGTTGCCAAATTGGCTGCGCGCTGCGCACTGGCCTACGGCCCGCAATCGGTCGCACTCCTCACCACCGATAGCTACCGGATTGGTGCACACGACCAGTTACGGATTTATGGCCGTATTTTGGGCGTACCCGTTCACGATGTGAAAGACGAAACCGATTTGCAGCTCACCTTAGGTGAATTGAGTGATCGGCACCTAGTTTTGATCGATACCGTCGGGATGGGGCAACGCGATCAACGAATTGGCGAGCAACTCGCGATGTTTGGTCAAGACAATGTAGGCACGGTGCTATTGCTATCGGCAAATGCGCAAGCGGGAACCCTGGATGACGTAGCAAGACGTTATAAAAACAATCATCTAGTCGGCTGCATTTTGTCTAAGCTCGATGAAACCATGGCGCTTGGCGGTTGCCTTGATGTCGCGATTCGCCATCGACTGCCGCTGCACTTTGTCACCAACGGTCAGCGCGTACCAGAAGATCTGCATCGCGCCAATTTAGCTTACCTGATCGATCGCGCGTTTCGTAATCCACAAGAAAACAGCGTATTTCATCTGCAAAAAGATGAGTACCCACTATTTATGAGCACGCAAGATACACCGACCGACTTCACCCTCTCCACCCATTCGCGATGAATATCACCTCATTTTATTTCAAACGACAAGGGTTGCTTTGTGCCTAAACGCTGGCCTGATCAAGCGGCGGGCTTGCGGCAACTGGTTTCAACGCCCACCTGCCGCACGATCAGCTTGTCAGGCGGTCGTGGCGATGCCGGCACCACCACGCTGGTCATTAATTTAGCCGCCGCGCTCGCGGAGCGTGAACGTCAAGTCGTTGTACTTGATGAGTTTACGGGCCTACACAACATCCCGCATCGACTACATTTGGCTGCAGGCTTTGAGCTTGAACATGTATTGCGCCGTGAAGTCACTCTGTTTGATACCTTGATCGAGAGTCAATATGGCTTTGGCATTTTACCGATTGCCGCCCAACCTCATTTGCTCGCCAATCTAAACGAAGGCGAACAACGTTGGCTTGCGGCAGAGTTTGAACAACTGACTGAGCAACTCGACTACCTGCTGCTCGATACTCGCCCTGCGATGTCGCAAAGCGTACCCAGCCTCTCGCTGGCGGCCGATGATGTTGTGATTGTCTTATCCAATCGCGCGGAGTCGCTGACCGATGCCTATGCCTGCATCAAGCAACTAGCCACTGAATATGCGCGCCGTGATTTTCGGGTTTTGGTCAATCGAGTCGCTAGCCTAGGTGAAGCGATGACTTTGTTTGAACGCGTTCGTGAAGTGGCGCAGCAATATTTAGGGGATGACATTCAACTCAAACTCATCGGCTACGTGCCTGAGGATGAATGGCTCAACCGCGCCACCCGACTCGGCCGCCCCGTGCTGGAAGCCTTTCCCGATGCCGAAGCCAGCGCCGCAATACGCCAATTAGCGGATGCCATGTTAAGGTGGGTACCACCTCGCCAGTCAAACGGAACAATGGCTAGCATCATATACCGCCTAATCGAATCATCTAAGCTATTGTCTGAACGGATTCCCCATGGCAAGTACTAAAGCGCAATTGATTGCCCAACCAGCACCAAACTCATTTTGTCTGAGCGGTGATTTGACGCTCGCCACTGTTCCTGAGGTCTGGCCAACAATACCTAATAGTGAATGGGCCAATACCCGCATTGATGCCCGAGAAGTTCAACAATGCGATGGTGCCGGTGCCGCCCTATTGTTTGAACTAATACAGCGCGGCGCTCAAATTGAGCACTTACCCGCTCAAAGTAAACGTTTACTCACGGCGCTCACTCCAGAGCAGCCCTTAATCACCAGTAGCCCAAAAAAACACGTTAATCTCATCGCGCAATTGGGCCGACAAACAAAAGGGATGATTAGCGAATTCCAACGCCAAATTAGCTTTTTGGGCGCGATAGCCCAAGCGATGCTCGACACCTTGCGGCAACCCAAAACCTTTCGCTGGCGAGATTTTTTGCAGCAATGCGAGCTGGTCGGCGCGAATGCCGTTCCGATTGTGGCTTTGATTTCGATTCTATTGGGCGTCATTCTTGCCTTTCAATCAGCGATTCCGATGCGGCAATTTGGCGCGGAACTCTATGTTGCTAATTTACTCGGGCTGTCTCTCGTTCGTGAGTTAGGCCCTTTGATTACCGCCATTTTGCTCGCAGGTCGAACGGGGGCTGCCTTTGCGGCTGAAATTGGCACGATGAAAGTGAATGAGGAAGTCAACGCACTGGTCACTTTGGGCTTTGACCCGATGCAGTTTTTGGTCTTACCGCGCTTAATGGCCGGCGTGTTGATGGCGCCACTATTAACCTTGTTTGCCGAAGCCATCGGTTTATTTGGCGGTGCATTGGTCATGAAAGGCTTTGGTATTCCGTTGAGTACGTTTTGGAATCAAGTCAACACTCAGGTTGATTTAGTCGACTTTTCAACGGGTTTAGCCAAAGCCGCTATTTTTGGCTTTATTGTCGCCTCAGTGGGTTGCATGCGCGGCCTCAATACCGGCAATGGCGCGAGCGCAGTGGGGGCGGCGACCACGCAAGCGGTCGTACAAACCTTGGTGCTCCTTGTGGTTGCTGATGGTTTATTTGCCGTGGTCGCTTACCACATGGGCTGGTAATGATGAGCGCGCTGATTCAAGTTCGGGATTTAAGCTGCGGTTATGGCAAGCGCCTTATTTTAAAAGACATTAACTTTGATATTCAACGCGGCGAAGTAGTGGCCATTTTAGGGGGTTCGGGCTGCGGCAAGTCAACGCTGCTCAAACACCTAATTGGCTTATTTTCACCACAATCAGGCAGCATACAAATAGCAGGTATTGAGCTAGTAGGCACAACTGGCAATGCACGCAACGAAATACTACGCCACTTTGGCGTCATGTTTCAGTCAGGAGCTTTATTTGGTTCATTGACTGTTTTAGAAAATGTGGCGCTACCACTCGAAAGCTTTAGCCGGCTCGATGCGCAAGCCATTGATACCTTGGCAAGACTTAAATTGCGCCTTGTCGGGCTAGAAGCATTTGCCGATTATGCCCCCGCCGAGCTATCAGGCGGCATGCAAAAAAGAGCAGCGATTGCACGAGCGATGGCGCTCGACCCCGAGATTTTGTTTTTAGACGAGCCATCGGCCGGACTCGACCCCATTACGTCAGCCGAACTGGATGAACTAATCCGCCGCATTGCTGAAACCCAGCACGTTACCTTTGTCGTGGTGACTCATGAATTGGCCAGCATCAACGCAATTGCAGATCGGGCAATTATGCTCGATAAAACAGTCCAAAGTATTATCGCGATTGACACACCCAAAGCGCTCGCAAAATCAGATGATGCCCGCGTGAGTGGTTTTTTTAATCGCGGCAAATTACCACTAAAAAGCGCGGAGTAATGATTGATCTTATCGATATCATTCATACAGAATATGATTTCAGCTCCCGCCATTTGAATGCATTACGAGTTATCACGAAGCACACGATGCTAGGATTAAACTAAACCATGGAACAAAAATCCAACTTTCGCTTAGGCTTGTTTATCTTAGCGGCCATTTTACTCGGCGCAGTCTTAATGATTGGGCTGGGTAGCGGAAAATGGTTTAACAAAACATTTCTGCTCGAAACCTATTTTGATGAATCGGTGCAAGGCCTCGATATTGGCTCTAAAGTGCGCTATCGCGGAGTCGTCGTTGGTGAAGTTAGTGCGATTACCTTTACTTATGCGCGTTACGAGCAAGGCTTGCCGCGCGCACAACGCTTGCAATATGTATTGGTTGAAACACGGCTTTCAAGCGATATGTTTGTCAACAAGGGGCTCGCCAATCCAAGCCAAGAGTCACTTGATGTTGAAGTTGCCAAAGGCTTGCGCGTCAAAATTGCGCCACAAGGTCTAACCGGTACCAGCTACCTCGAGATTGACTACCTCACCCCACAAAGTCGTCAGCTGCCTTTTAGTTGGACACCCGACAATCTATACATTCCATCCGCCCCCAGCACCGTTGGCCAATTTGTGAATGGTGCGCAAGACTTGATGGAGAAATTGAAAAAACTAGATCTAGAACGAACGCTAACTCGACTGGACCTGCTGCTGACCACCGCAGAACAAAAAATTGCGCCACTCCCCCTCCTCAGCATCACGCAAAAAATGGATACGGTTCTGGGCAATATGAGCCATGTTCCAGTCAAAAAGATGGCTGATGAAGCGACCAATTTATTGATTGAAGCACGCCAAACAAACCAAACCTTGCAAAACGTACTCACTCAACCGGGCTGGACCAGCGCCCCTGCTGATTTTGCGCAAGCCGCGCAAGACGCACGCAAGATCATGGGTGACCCTGCTATCGCCAGCGCAGTACAACGTATCGATAGAGTCACTCAGCGCCTTGACCGCCTCACCGCAAGCCAAGAGTCTGAGGTTGGCCAGCTCATCGAAAATCTAAATAGCAGCAGCGCTAGCCTCAAATCCATATTGGAACAAGTCGAGCAACAACCAAGCCGACTTTTCTTCTCACAACCTGTACCAGCATATATTCCACCAAAACCATGAAAATTTATCTCAGTGTTTTATTGTTTTGCAGCTTATTGTTCGGCTGCAGCGCCACCCCGGTTAAACGGCAAGACTTTCTACTCAGCGCCGAGCGCACTGAAAACAAAGTTGCCAGCGCGCCTTCCTTTGGCGTTTTGCAAGTGAGCGATCTGCGTGCTAGTCGCCCTTACAACACGCAATCGCTAATCTATCGAGAAAGCGCACAACGCTTTGTGCTTGATCCACATAACGGCTTTTTAGCGCCACCCGCACAGCAAATTAGCATGCAAACTCGAGAGCGATTATCGCGCAGCGGTTTGTTTAGCGCAGTCTTGCCGCAAGGCAGTACGCTAGCAGCACCATGGAAACTCGAAGGTGAGCTCATTAACTTTTATATTGATGTCAGTACGCCAGCCAAACCAACTATCACCCTGGAAATCCGCTATGCTTTATCCAACGACAATCAAGCAACGCCCAAGGTATTTTTACTGAGCAGCAGCGAAGCCATTGTCGATGCCAGCCCAGAACAGGCCGTTATCGGCTTTAACCGCGCCTTAAATGCCATTTTATTGCAATTAGAAGCTTCACTGCTTGGTGCAAAGCCCCAGTAGTGAGCTACACTTAAAGACGGTATTACTTAATTCAAATTCATGTCAGCTCATCGCGCACTCTCACTTTATCGCAATACGCAAAATAGCAGCGAAGATGATCGCGTGGAAAAACACGCGCCTTTGGTACGCAAAATCGCTTACCACATGATTAGCAAGCTACCTGCAAGTGTTGATGTCGATGACTTAATTCAGGTTGGATTGATTGGTCTGATGGAAGCGGCGCGCAATTTTGACCCTGACGCAGGCGTGCAGTTTGAAACCTTTGCCAGCCAACGGATCCGCGGTTCAATGCTTGATGAACTGCGCAATGCCGACTGGCTACCACGTCAAGCGCGGCGCAATATGCGCGAGATTGAACGTACCGTCGTCCAGCTCGAACAAACGCTGAGCCGAGCGCCATCAGAAGGTGAAGTCGCCGAAAAAATGAATCTCCCACTAGCCGAATATCAAGAAATGCTCGGCGATGCGCGTGGTCATCAATTATTGCATTACGAAGACTTTGAACAAGACGGCGAAAACGACCAACTTGATCAATACGCAGCAGACAGCAGCGCCAATCCTGCGGAAGTGTTTTCCGACGATCGTTTCCGCTCTCAACTGATTGCAGGCATTGATCTACTACCTGAACGCGAAAAGCTGCTGATGGCGCTGTATTACGATGAAGAACTGAATTTAAAAGAAATCGGCGCGGTACTGGGCGTCTCTGAATCACGGGTTTGCCAACTGCATAGTCAGGCGATTGCACGCCTACGTGGCAAATTAAAGGATTGGCTGGGCTAATGGATAAAATCAGTGTTTTTGGCGTCATTCTAGGAATTATCGCCATTGTGCTCGGGCAGTGGCTAGAAGGCGGCCACATCAATTCGCTGATCCAATTTACGGCGTTTTTGATTGTTATGGGCGGCACCGTAGGGGCGGTCATGCTGCAAACGCAAACACGGCATTTTGTTGCTGGCCTGAAAATGCTCAAGTGGATTTTCATCCCCCCAACGATGGACTTCAGAAAATTACTCACTACCTTGATGAATTGGTCGACCCAAGCTCGACGAGGTGGTTTATTAGCTTTAGAAGCCTTTTTAAATAGTGAAAAAGATCCGTTCGTTAAACGCGGTCTACAAATGGTTGTTGATGGTGCAGAGCCTGAAACTATCCGCCGAGCCATGGAACTCGATATCGACGCCTACGAAGACCAAGCACGCGCTGCCGCTAAAATTTGGGACGCAGCAGGTGGCTACTCACCGACCTTTGGTATCTTGGGCGCCGTGCTGGGCTTGATTCACGTCATGGAAAATCTGACTGATCCCTCGAAACTCGGCGCGGGGATTGCGGTCGCGTTTGTGGCGACCATTTACGGTGTCGGCGCAGCCAATATGTTTTTTCTTCCGATTGCCAACAAACTCAAACATTACATTTTGCTCGAAGTCCGTCGCAGAGAAATGGTCGCGGAGGGTTTAGTGACGATCGCCAACGGTGAAAATCCGCGTTTACTCGAAAATAAACTGGCTGGGTTCCTACACCACTAGCCATGTATATCTATCTAAGAGCTATTAATTAATGGCTAGATAGATATACCCATAGCACCAGTACTACAGCAAATTCAAGCAATTCAATCTATAGTCAAAGCATCGCCGATTCATGAGGCATTGAGGCACTAACGATGCTCTGGCTAATTCGCTGCTTTATTCGTGGCATTGCATTACTTGATTTGGCAGTCTTCACGCTGATCATGCTCTTGCTTGCCCTGCTGCCACGCGCAGCTCTCGCGCATTTTTATCCTAAGCTATTTCATTTATGGTGCCGTTGTTTTGTCATGGCCTTAGGCGTGTCCATACGCCTGCACCAACATCATCAGCAACCACTACCCAAACACTACATCCTGATTGCAAATCATCCTTCCGCCCTCGAAGACATTGGCATTCCTTCACTTTTTCCGGTGCGTAGCTTGGCAAAAATTGAGGTCAAAGACTGGTTTCTAGTCGGAAAAATTGCATCTGTGGCCGGAACGCTCTTTGTGCATCGTGAAAACAAAGCGTCACGACTAGCGGCACAAGCTGAACTGATTTCCGCTGTTACGGCGGGTGATTGTATCGCGCTTTACCCTGAGGGCGGCTGCAAGGGACGACGCATTGCCGAACGTTTTTTATTTGGCGCGTTTGCAGTGTCAATCGCGACCGATACGCCGATCGTTCCCGTATTTTTGCATCATGAAGCGCAAGAGATATTTGAGTGGACGAATAAGGAAAATTTAATCCAAAAGCTCTGGACAATACTCACCAGCCCAAATTCAGTGGTTCACTATCATGTCTTTGATCCCATGGACCCAAAGAATTTTGCGGATAAAGCAGCCTTCTGCGCCAGCGCACATCAGCAATACCTCAAATGGCAAAATCGATTTCTTGATTAAATTGATTAATTCAGCCCACAAACCAATTCATTTACCAAACATTCAGCAGGCTTGCCGTTATAATCGCGAAAGCTTCTCGTCTTCAGATATCCACAATGCCCTTATTTCGTAAAAAAAATGTCGCCAATGTTTCAACCCGTGCCGCTTTACCCCCCGGCTTGGCCAATTTACTGCGCGAATCGTGGTGGCTGATCTTGGTCGTGGTCTTGGCTTATTTGGTGTTGGTGCTATCGACCTACAACCAAGCTGATCCGGGTTGGTCGCACAGCGCCACCGAAGCAACGGTCTATAACCGAGGCGGCAGCGTTGGGGCATGGGTTGCAGATGTTTTACTTTATCTCTTTGGCTTTTCAGCTTGGTGGTGGACGGTCTTTTTATTTGCTGCCATTTTATGGGGCTACCGCCGAATTGACCGCGTTGCCGAATCGCCACGCCCTGTGGTGTTTTTAGCCTGCCTTGGTTTTGCGCTGATCGTTTTTTCCAGTAGCGCCTTTGAAGCACTGCGCATGCACTCGCTCAGCGCTCCTCTGCCCTACGTACCGGGTGGCATGTTCGGATTAGCACTTGGCACTTGGATGACGCTTAGCTTTGGCTTTAGCGGCGCAACGCTTATTTTGATCACCACATTTTGCTTAGGTATTTCGCTGTTCACGGGTTTATCTTGGCTCAATGTGATGGAAAACATCGGCACGCTCATCGAAGCTGCCTACTTCAGCACCATCAATGCGATACAAGCGGCCAAAGACCGTCGTATCGGGCGAGAAACTAAAAAAGCGCGTGATGAGCATGTGATTGCCGCTAAACAAAAACAAGCGGGCAAAGAGCCGCTCATTATTGAAACTGCAAACCTTGATGCGCCAGTTGCCCGTCAAGTTGAAAAGCGCATTGAACGAGAGAAAAAAGAACAAGAAAAACTGCAAGAACACGCGGCCAAACAAGCTGCTCAGCCTTTATTGTTTGCCGAAGAAGATCTTCCCCCAACACCGGCTAAGCGCGCCACCGCATCACCAAGCTCAGATAATTCTTTACCCGCGCTCGCACTGTTAGCGCCTGCGGTTGCCTCACAGGAAACTATCACTAAAGAAACGCTCGAATTCACCTCACGTCTGATCGAGCGTAAATTGGCGGATTTCAATGTCGAAGTCAAAATCGTCGCGGCCTATCCAGGCCCTGTCATTACCCGCTATGAAATCGAACCTGCGGTCGGTGTAAAAGGCTCGCAAATCGTCAACCTGATGAAGGATCTGGCACGTGCATTGGGATTGGTCTCCATCCGCGTCGTTGAAACGATCCCGGGCAAAACCTATATGGGTTTGGAGTTACCTAACCCAACGCGGCAAATGATTCGCCTCTCAGAAATTCTCAGTAGTGAAGCATGGTATGCATCCAATAGCCGACTCACGATGGCACTCGGCAAAGACATTACCGGTAAGCCCATTGTGACCGATTTAGGTAAAGCGCCGCATATGCTGGTGGCTGGTACGACAGGCTCGGGCAAATCCGTCGGCGTGAACGCAATGATTTTGTCTTTGGTTTACAAAGCCACGCCCGACGAAGTTCGCTTCATCATGATTGACCCAAAAATGCTGGAACTCTCGATTTACGAAGGCATTCCGCATTTGCTAGCGCCAGTGGTCACCGATATGAAATTGGCCGCCAATGCATTGAACTGGTGCGTGGCGGAAATGGAGAAACGCTACCGTCTATTGAGTGCCATGGGTGTGCGTAATCTGGCGGGTTACAACCAAAAAATCAAAGATGCTGAAAAAGCCGGCAAACACATTACTAATCCATTTAGCCTGACCCCCGATGATCCTGAACGCTTAGAGCATTTGCCGTTTATTGTCGTCGTGGTCGATGAATTTGCTGATTTGATGATGGTCGCTGGTAAGAAAATTGAAGAGCTAATTGCCCGTCTGGCACAAAAAGCCCGAGCGGCAGGGATTCATTTAATTCTAGCTACTCAGCGCCCCTCAGTTGACGTGATTACTGGTCTGATTAAAGCTAATATCCCAACTCGCCTAGCTTTTCAGGTTTCCAGCAAAATCGACAGCCGCACGATTCTGGATCAAATGGGCGCAGAAGCATTATTAGGCCAAGGCGATATGTTATTTTTACCGCCAGGTTCGGGCTATCCACAACGGATTCACGGCGCGTTTGTCGCTGATGATGAAGTCCATCACGTCGTTGACTACCTCAAGTCACTGGGCGAGCCCAATTACATCGATGGCATCCTCAATGGCGGCTTTGAAGCCGAAGCGGCAGCGGGTGGCACGGGCGGCAGCGCAGAAGGTGGCGAAGCGGATGCGCTCTACGATGAAGCCGTGGCCTTTGTACTCAAAACCCGCAAAGCATCCATTTCATCGGTACAAAGGCAGTTACGCATCGGTTATAACCGTGCCGCTCGTCTAATCGAGCAGATGGAACAGTCCGGATTAGTCTCTTCTATGGAAACAAATGGCAACCGGACTGTACTTGCGCCGCCAATCAGTGAATAATGTCGCCTGAGCATTTTCTAGAATGCAAGATGTTGTAAATCAGTCACTTCAGAGACTAAAGTCTGAAGTTTTTTATCAACGGACTTGAACTCAATCTGCGCTTTGTGATATAAACGTGGACTTTTCCAGTTCCGAACGTCAGGACAGAATCATGGCACGAGTATGTGTAGTCACCGGCAAAGGCCCGATGACAGGGAATAATGTTTCCCACGCCAATAACAAAACTAAACGTCGCTTCCTACCAAACCTGCAATCCCGCCGGTTCTGGGTTGAGAGCGAAAACTGCTTTATCCGCTTGCGCGTTTCTACCGCAGCTCTGCGCACCATCGACAAGAATGGCATCGATGTGGTTTTGGCAGATCTGCGCGCGCGCGGCGAACTGTAAGCTAAGGAAACTCAATCATGCGTGATAAAATCAAGCTAGAATCTTCTGCTGGTACAGGTCATTTTTACACAACGACCAAAAACAAACGTACCATGCCAGAAAAGATGGAAATCAAGAAGTTCGATCCCGTTGTTCGTAAACACGTGATCTACAAGGAAACTAAGCTGAAGTAATTCAGTGCAGTGACTCCATACTCGAACCCCATTCCTCGGAGTGGGGTTTTTGTTTGCCTGTCGATATGTATATTCACGCAGGCATTGTAAAGCAATGCCTAGCGTCAAATACTCAAGTACATGCTAACTATCGTGCGGCACTTCCAAGCCCCACGTTGCCCGCAATGTCTTCGTGAGCATCGCCAACATTGGATCATGCTCGCGGTCGCTGGAATAAATAAACTGCAGCAAAGCACTTATCGCCACTTCACCATTGCGCCACAACACAATAGAACCATCAGCGGCATAGCGATGCGCAGTACGCTCAGCCAAAATCGCAATCCCCATCCCTGATTTAATCAACTCCAGCAGTGTCGCCTCTTCATCAAACTCACCCACCAACTTCGGGGCGATATTTTGACTGCGCCACAGCTCTTGCGAAATATCGGACAAACTGGTGTATTGCGACAAGCCTAGCCACGGCGCAGCACCCAGCGTTTTCCAATCAGCATTAATCAACTCTGGAGCCATCGAGGGCGGCAAAGCCACGCAAAAGCCGATTTCACGCAACGGAACGGTACTGACGTTTTGGTAGGGGTTGCGTCCAAGGTAAAAGCCACCATCAAGGATCTTTTTACGCACTTCGTTCAAAATCCCCACCGAAATACCATGCGTCGTCTGCACAGTCAGCAATGGATAACTTTCGCGTAGCAAAGACAACCACGGGCCGAGCTTAAGCCGCGCCGGCACGCCAATGGTACCAATCCTCACCTTGCCCTTGGGCTGATTCTGTAAGGCCTTGGCGCGATACAACAAGCTACGCGCCTGCCCCAAGATCTGCTCGGCATCGGGCAAAATCAGCTTGCCTGCCTCGGTCAGCTGTACCCCCCCTGAGTAGCGCTCAAACAACGAAACGCCGAATTCCTCTTCCAGCGCTTTAATCTGCGCGGTCACGGCGGGCTGAGATAAGTGCAACAATTCAGCAGCTTGAGTCAAGTGCCCTTGTTGCGCCACAGTCACAAATGTACGTAATTGATAGATTTCCATACTGGGATTATCCCTCATTCCATGCGCTTAAGGGAATCAACAAAAACAAAAATGTAGTCCACAAACCTTGATTACACACAAAAAAGTAAGCTTTATGCAATACAACATAAGTCGAACTGATTCAGAACATCAAAAAATGCAATTAGCCTAAACCACAAGCTTTCACATAGATTAACGCCAGAACACCCAACTGGGTTTGACTATCGAATTATATGAGGAGGCAAGACATGCAAGATCATACGATTGAACGCATTCAGCAAAATCCCAAATTCCAAGAGCTGGTTCGGAAAAAATCCGGTCTGTCTTGGTTATTGTCGATTGTAATGCTGGTGATTTATTACGGTTTTATCTTGGTGATTGCATTCTCACCCGCAACCCTTGGTCAATCACTCTCTGGTGGCGTCACCACGATTGGCATCCCCATCGGCATCATGATTATTTTGTCTGTATTTGTGATTACCGGTATTTATGTGCGCCGCGCCAATACTGAATTTGACCAACTCACACGCGAAGTCGTTGAGGATGCTAAAAAATGATTAAATCCACTTTACAACGCCTCTCCATCACCAGCCTGATGCTGGCCACCAGTTTGCCAACGTGGGCAGCAGGTGCTATCGAAGGCGCTGTCGAAAAACGCCACGATCTCAACATCCCAGCTATTGTGATGTTTTTGATTTTTGTGGCATTTACCCTAGGCATTACTTACTGGGCAGCTCGCCGTACTAAATCAGCAAAAGACTTCTACGCGGCAGGCGGCGGGATTAGCGGCTTTCAAAACGGCTTAGCG contains these protein-coding regions:
- a CDS encoding DNA translocase FtsK, with amino-acid sequence MPLFRKKNVANVSTRAALPPGLANLLRESWWLILVVVLAYLVLVLSTYNQADPGWSHSATEATVYNRGGSVGAWVADVLLYLFGFSAWWWTVFLFAAILWGYRRIDRVAESPRPVVFLACLGFALIVFSSSAFEALRMHSLSAPLPYVPGGMFGLALGTWMTLSFGFSGATLILITTFCLGISLFTGLSWLNVMENIGTLIEAAYFSTINAIQAAKDRRIGRETKKARDEHVIAAKQKQAGKEPLIIETANLDAPVARQVEKRIEREKKEQEKLQEHAAKQAAQPLLFAEEDLPPTPAKRATASPSSDNSLPALALLAPAVASQETITKETLEFTSRLIERKLADFNVEVKIVAAYPGPVITRYEIEPAVGVKGSQIVNLMKDLARALGLVSIRVVETIPGKTYMGLELPNPTRQMIRLSEILSSEAWYASNSRLTMALGKDITGKPIVTDLGKAPHMLVAGTTGSGKSVGVNAMILSLVYKATPDEVRFIMIDPKMLELSIYEGIPHLLAPVVTDMKLAANALNWCVAEMEKRYRLLSAMGVRNLAGYNQKIKDAEKAGKHITNPFSLTPDDPERLEHLPFIVVVVDEFADLMMVAGKKIEELIARLAQKARAAGIHLILATQRPSVDVITGLIKANIPTRLAFQVSSKIDSRTILDQMGAEALLGQGDMLFLPPGSGYPQRIHGAFVADDEVHHVVDYLKSLGEPNYIDGILNGGFEAEAAAGGTGGSAEGGEADALYDEAVAFVLKTRKASISSVQRQLRIGYNRAARLIEQMEQSGLVSSMETNGNRTVLAPPISE
- the rpmB gene encoding 50S ribosomal protein L28, which produces MARVCVVTGKGPMTGNNVSHANNKTKRRFLPNLQSRRFWVESENCFIRLRVSTAALRTIDKNGIDVVLADLRARGEL
- the rpmG gene encoding 50S ribosomal protein L33; the encoded protein is MRDKIKLESSAGTGHFYTTTKNKRTMPEKMEIKKFDPVVRKHVIYKETKLK
- a CDS encoding LysR family transcriptional regulator yields the protein MEIYQLRTFVTVAQQGHLTQAAELLHLSQPAVTAQIKALEEEFGVSLFERYSGGVQLTEAGKLILPDAEQILGQARSLLYRAKALQNQPKGKVRIGTIGVPARLKLGPWLSLLRESYPLLTVQTTHGISVGILNEVRKKILDGGFYLGRNPYQNVSTVPLREIGFCVALPPSMAPELINADWKTLGAAPWLGLSQYTSLSDISQELWRSQNIAPKLVGEFDEEATLLELIKSGMGIAILAERTAHRYAADGSIVLWRNGEVAISALLQFIYSSDREHDPMLAMLTKTLRATWGLEVPHDS
- a CDS encoding DUF485 domain-containing protein: MQDHTIERIQQNPKFQELVRKKSGLSWLLSIVMLVIYYGFILVIAFSPATLGQSLSGGVTTIGIPIGIMIILSVFVITGIYVRRANTEFDQLTREVVEDAKK